One genomic window of Anaerohalosphaeraceae bacterium includes the following:
- a CDS encoding PQQ-binding-like beta-propeller repeat protein produces the protein MHLQRTVVPFLLLLLPLTAVLAVIAAHRQAKLQKKEPLSPPAVRVSFGTDSWPMFRGNPQLTGTASGELPEHLTLAWKFKTNGPVKSTPIAADGKVYITSTDQKLYAVDLKTGSLLWSRELGEMEASALWTKSALYVGTTTGWFYALNPADGAVLWKYETKGKIAGSANFLNGCIFFGSYDGTLHALSPDGKVLWTFQTESYLNGTPAAVPSAVIAGGCDANLYLIHPDDPRQVRRIDTGSYIPSSPAVYENLAYIGNFEGQLFCVDTQTAQIVWTSSHSDDAFFAAPAVNEQYLVVGSQKNKVLCLDRKTGGLLWTFRTEDAVNSSPVICGTKVLFGSDDGFFRMLSLTDGKELWSANLARPIASSPAVVSNLVLIGCDDGFVYAWKQPD, from the coding sequence ATGCATTTGCAGCGGACTGTGGTCCCGTTTCTGCTGCTTTTGCTGCCGCTGACGGCTGTTCTGGCTGTCATTGCGGCCCATCGCCAGGCCAAACTGCAGAAAAAGGAGCCGCTGTCACCGCCGGCTGTGCGGGTGAGCTTCGGCACAGACTCCTGGCCGATGTTTCGCGGCAATCCGCAATTAACCGGCACTGCCTCGGGCGAACTGCCCGAGCACCTCACGCTCGCCTGGAAATTCAAAACAAACGGACCTGTCAAATCCACTCCTATCGCCGCCGACGGCAAAGTCTATATCACCTCGACCGACCAAAAACTCTACGCCGTGGACCTGAAGACCGGCTCCCTCCTCTGGAGCCGGGAACTGGGAGAAATGGAGGCCTCCGCTCTCTGGACTAAATCGGCCCTGTATGTCGGCACCACTACCGGCTGGTTCTATGCGCTCAACCCCGCTGACGGTGCCGTCCTGTGGAAATATGAAACCAAAGGCAAAATCGCCGGCTCCGCCAACTTCCTTAACGGTTGTATCTTCTTCGGAAGCTATGACGGGACCCTCCATGCACTCAGCCCGGATGGAAAAGTCCTGTGGACTTTCCAAACCGAAAGCTATCTGAACGGCACACCGGCGGCCGTTCCGTCGGCAGTCATTGCCGGCGGCTGCGATGCCAACCTGTATCTGATTCATCCAGACGACCCCAGGCAGGTTCGCCGAATCGACACCGGCTCTTATATTCCGTCCAGCCCGGCTGTGTACGAGAACCTGGCCTATATCGGCAACTTTGAAGGACAGCTCTTTTGTGTGGATACCCAAACGGCACAAATCGTCTGGACGTCCAGCCATTCGGACGACGCCTTTTTTGCCGCACCCGCCGTCAATGAACAATACCTGGTTGTCGGCTCGCAAAAAAATAAAGTCCTTTGCCTGGACCGAAAGACCGGCGGGCTCCTCTGGACATTCCGCACGGAGGATGCCGTTAATTCCAGCCCGGTCATCTGCGGTACCAAAGTTCTGTTCGGTTCCGACGACGGCTTCTTCCGGATGCTCTCGCTGACTGACGGCAAAGAACTCTGGTCTGCCAACCTCGCCCGGCCGATCGCCTCCTCTCCGGCTGTCGTGAGCAATCTTGTTCTGATTGGCTGCGACGACGGCTTCGTGTACGCCTGGAAACAGCCGGACTGA
- a CDS encoding tetratricopeptide repeat protein gives MKSRHIQWLLFGMAILAVSLTALAREKPDNRGSARGNDRPAAAPQKQESPPSQPAPPAEPAKSAEQSASTQQPSRSIQQPAAARDALTRPAVPAARPTRSSESRRLSAQTSQGSPQQTERKVVSAEKTARRNSPPSVSRPAETQDVLKTRPADSKTLSRPTRPERSAPAEIKTPTDVSSPSSVRSQSRLNSRRHVVVANLSAGRNSRRTQSDSPEEQETKSSADKNKPARPQNTRSTLTLKSSEQKTNDRKEKSGQQTDSVRAASERKNRRVIVSKIERPAPRETRDGGTKLQPPLERPLAQPARPGSQSIIRADELSEPTRHHPGREARASVHNSRPSHKERYDSKITVTPEKKIVVVGDITPHRPRPYIPRRLHPDLVIVRSSPHWHDCGSYFSLTFSFNSCARLACVPYRSCWGLTYYYPRYHRRYVFVSIGGWWPCEYRYIRYYWYGCHPYYWYGPTVITSAPVIEQNIYNTYNYYGKADADSSQKTSAPWKYPFGDSNYDVSGYIEKISAPDAPQFQTAADLCFDRAVNLFLAGKYADAAAQFREAVRLSPDDIILPFTYSQALFADGDYAHAAAVLRSAVAAIPDDQLTIYYPRGLYEKEETLLAQIEVLEKAAQEEPFAADFHLLLGYQYISIEKYDKAADHLKEAVKDPANQPAAQKLLDLLTQLQQPEDD, from the coding sequence ATGAAAAGCAGACATATACAATGGCTTCTGTTCGGGATGGCAATTCTGGCAGTGTCCCTGACCGCTTTGGCACGAGAAAAACCGGACAATCGCGGTTCCGCTCGGGGAAACGACCGCCCCGCCGCTGCACCGCAAAAGCAGGAATCTCCTCCATCGCAACCGGCGCCGCCTGCTGAACCGGCTAAATCGGCAGAGCAATCCGCATCCACTCAGCAACCCTCCCGCTCGATTCAGCAACCCGCCGCAGCACGAGATGCTCTCACCCGGCCTGCTGTCCCTGCCGCAAGGCCCACGCGGTCTTCTGAAAGCCGCAGGCTGTCTGCGCAAACCTCGCAAGGCAGTCCGCAGCAGACAGAAAGAAAAGTCGTCTCTGCTGAAAAAACTGCACGCAGAAACAGCCCGCCGTCTGTTTCCAGACCTGCGGAAACACAGGATGTTTTGAAAACCCGTCCAGCCGATTCAAAAACCCTCTCCCGTCCAACCCGACCGGAACGCTCCGCTCCCGCTGAAATCAAAACGCCGACAGATGTATCCTCCCCATCTTCCGTACGTTCTCAAAGCCGTCTGAACAGCCGGCGGCACGTTGTTGTCGCCAATCTTTCCGCCGGTCGAAACAGCCGACGCACTCAATCCGATTCCCCGGAAGAACAAGAAACAAAATCCTCTGCCGACAAAAACAAACCGGCTCGTCCGCAGAATACACGCAGTACGCTGACCTTGAAATCCTCCGAGCAGAAAACGAACGACAGAAAAGAAAAGTCCGGGCAGCAAACCGATTCGGTCCGTGCCGCTTCGGAGCGGAAGAATCGCCGCGTCATCGTTTCCAAAATCGAACGGCCCGCTCCGCGTGAAACCCGCGACGGCGGCACAAAACTTCAGCCCCCCTTGGAGCGCCCTCTTGCCCAGCCCGCACGCCCCGGCAGTCAAAGCATCATCCGGGCCGATGAGCTCAGCGAGCCGACCCGACACCATCCGGGCCGAGAGGCAAGGGCGTCCGTGCACAACAGTCGTCCAAGCCATAAAGAGCGATACGACAGCAAAATCACCGTCACACCCGAAAAGAAAATTGTTGTCGTCGGCGACATCACGCCTCACCGTCCGCGGCCCTATATCCCTCGCCGGCTTCATCCCGACCTGGTGATTGTCCGCAGCAGTCCGCACTGGCACGATTGCGGTTCGTATTTTTCCCTGACATTTTCCTTTAATTCCTGTGCCCGTCTGGCCTGCGTACCCTATCGTTCCTGCTGGGGTCTGACGTATTATTACCCCCGCTATCACCGCCGCTATGTCTTTGTGAGCATCGGCGGCTGGTGGCCGTGCGAATACCGATACATTCGCTATTACTGGTACGGCTGCCATCCGTACTACTGGTACGGTCCGACCGTCATCACCTCTGCCCCCGTTATTGAGCAGAACATCTACAACACGTATAACTACTACGGCAAAGCCGACGCCGACTCTTCGCAGAAAACCTCTGCTCCGTGGAAGTATCCCTTCGGCGATTCCAACTATGATGTGAGCGGCTATATCGAAAAGATTTCTGCACCTGACGCTCCTCAGTTCCAGACTGCTGCCGACCTGTGCTTCGATCGAGCCGTCAATCTGTTCCTGGCGGGCAAATACGCGGATGCCGCCGCTCAATTCCGAGAGGCGGTCCGGCTTTCTCCGGATGATATTATCCTGCCGTTCACGTACAGCCAGGCCCTCTTTGCCGACGGCGACTATGCCCATGCCGCCGCCGTGCTGCGTTCGGCTGTGGCGGCCATTCCGGATGACCAGCTGACGATTTACTACCCGCGCGGACTGTATGAAAAAGAGGAAACCCTGCTGGCCCAGATTGAGGTCCTCGAAAAGGCGGCGCAGGAAGAGCCTTTTGCGGCCGATTTCCATCTGCTTTTGGGGTATCAGTACATCAGCATCGAAAAGTATGACAAGGCCGCCGACCATCTGAAAGAAGCCGTCAAAGACCCGGCGAATCAGCCCGCCGCCCAAAAACTCCTCGACCTGCTCACCCAGCTCCAGCAGCCCGAAGACGATTAG
- a CDS encoding CARDB domain-containing protein, translated as MRKLLSILLIVCLCAASGCQCFQCEETKSEPAPAPTPAPAPKPAPAPAAAYYTATQLYNNDCCGTLKLEKILPQTVTMNAPFEYTIKATNLTDKTLSSVVITERLPQNFKYISSSPEGKLAGQILTWQLDSMGPNEAKTMVVKGQATSEGWLATCADATYIIPACAKTQVVQPALELVKNAPAEVSICDPMQVTFTITNKGTGEARNIQITDPLPAGLTTMDGSSQVTMKVDSLPAGRSATKTVQIKATKTGTYENRAVAVADGNLKSESNVTRTKVTQPVLTIDKTIGREWEYGGRRVEYTITVANKGDGVARNTVVTDMIPTGVEQLQVSGGGTQSGGLITWNVGDLAPGASKQFTVSYVPTALGKISNTATAKAVCAQDVSKSASVEIRGIPALLLEVVDVADPIEVGQNETYVITVTNQGTATATNLKIVCMLEDTMQFVSADGATKGSAEGNKVTFAPLASLNAKAKASWKVTVKAAKEGDVRFGVVLNADQLDRDVQETESTHFYK; from the coding sequence ATGAGAAAACTTTTATCTATTTTGCTGATTGTTTGTCTTTGTGCGGCAAGCGGCTGCCAGTGTTTTCAATGCGAAGAAACCAAATCTGAACCGGCTCCTGCTCCGACTCCGGCCCCGGCTCCTAAGCCCGCACCGGCCCCGGCGGCGGCCTATTACACGGCGACCCAATTGTACAACAATGATTGCTGCGGAACGCTTAAGCTCGAAAAAATTCTGCCTCAGACGGTCACGATGAATGCTCCGTTTGAATACACGATTAAGGCCACCAATCTGACAGATAAGACCTTAAGTTCGGTTGTGATTACAGAGCGGCTTCCGCAGAATTTTAAATACATCAGTTCGTCGCCGGAGGGCAAGTTGGCCGGTCAGATTTTGACCTGGCAGCTGGACAGCATGGGACCCAATGAGGCCAAGACGATGGTGGTCAAGGGACAAGCCACTAGTGAAGGTTGGCTTGCCACCTGTGCGGATGCAACCTATATCATCCCGGCCTGTGCCAAGACCCAGGTGGTTCAGCCGGCTCTTGAATTGGTAAAGAATGCGCCGGCAGAAGTCTCCATTTGCGACCCGATGCAGGTGACATTTACGATTACCAACAAGGGAACAGGCGAAGCACGGAATATTCAGATTACCGACCCATTGCCGGCAGGTCTGACAACGATGGACGGTTCCTCGCAGGTTACAATGAAGGTGGATTCGCTGCCGGCCGGGCGTTCGGCGACCAAGACCGTTCAGATCAAGGCGACCAAAACCGGTACGTATGAGAACAGGGCCGTTGCTGTAGCAGACGGCAATCTGAAGTCTGAGTCCAATGTGACACGGACGAAAGTGACCCAGCCCGTCCTGACGATTGACAAAACGATTGGAAGGGAATGGGAATACGGCGGACGCCGCGTAGAATACACGATTACAGTGGCCAATAAGGGGGACGGGGTGGCCAGGAATACCGTCGTTACCGACATGATACCGACAGGAGTTGAACAGCTTCAGGTCAGCGGCGGCGGGACGCAGTCCGGCGGGCTGATTACCTGGAACGTCGGCGATTTGGCGCCCGGGGCTTCCAAGCAGTTTACGGTTTCCTATGTTCCGACCGCGCTCGGCAAGATCAGCAATACCGCCACTGCCAAAGCGGTGTGCGCTCAGGATGTTTCCAAGTCCGCTTCGGTGGAAATCCGCGGAATTCCGGCTTTGCTGCTGGAAGTTGTTGATGTGGCAGACCCCATTGAAGTCGGTCAGAATGAGACATATGTCATCACCGTAACGAACCAAGGCACAGCAACTGCTACAAATCTCAAGATTGTCTGCATGCTGGAAGATACGATGCAGTTTGTCTCTGCCGACGGCGCTACAAAAGGAAGTGCAGAGGGCAACAAGGTGACCTTTGCGCCGCTGGCTTCTCTGAACGCCAAGGCCAAAGCGAGCTGGAAGGTTACGGTCAAGGCTGCCAAGGAAGGGGATGTCCGATTTGGAGTGGTTCTGAATGCGGATCAGCTGGATCGCGATGTTCAGGAAACCGAATCGACGCATTTCTATAAATAA
- a CDS encoding winged helix DNA-binding protein translates to MGPELEKAIQDLSLRMRLIRAAQEGDAPGSLSEREALILQQLLERPEMTVSEIAQSWPNVSESTISITLTRLWREKGLVSKTIKPDNQRVTLVKLTDKGRQTIQKYLEQQTERFNALFHAINVTPEEKEVLIRICTRASEFLDKYLSAMQNQPSKS, encoded by the coding sequence ATGGGACCGGAATTGGAAAAGGCCATACAGGATTTGAGTTTGCGGATGCGTCTGATTCGCGCCGCACAGGAAGGCGATGCGCCCGGCTCCCTGAGTGAACGCGAGGCCCTGATCCTGCAGCAGCTGCTCGAACGCCCCGAGATGACGGTCTCCGAAATCGCCCAATCCTGGCCGAACGTCAGTGAAAGCACCATCTCGATAACCCTCACGCGTCTGTGGCGCGAAAAAGGACTCGTGTCCAAGACCATCAAGCCCGACAACCAGCGGGTGACCCTGGTCAAACTCACCGACAAAGGCCGACAGACAATTCAAAAATATTTGGAGCAGCAGACAGAACGCTTCAACGCTCTTTTCCATGCCATCAACGTTACTCCGGAAGAAAAAGAGGTCCTGATTCGCATTTGCACGCGGGCATCCGAATTTTTGGACAAATACCTGTCAGCGATGCAGAACCAGCCCTCGAAATCGTAA
- a CDS encoding DNA recombination protein RmuC: MQTALLTLIAVFIILLLAAAGVLIFNLSALRRDTAAQQTAAGLLQQQIEQMRQSNLILSQTLEKNLQTGQQSISQFLAHSGQTLGELKEQLGRLKSDSEQMLRIGQEVRKLQDILKAPKLRGQIGEYSLEGLLGNILPAEHFAIQHTFKNGRIVDALVRLPDYSVPIDAKFPLPAFEKIAAAETEEERSKARRQFQTDVCRHIDKIAESYILPAEGTADFALMYIPAENVYYETIVHSDSDKVNLPDYALAKKVIPVSPNLLYAYLMTVAMGLRGMQIEKQAAEIRTALEQLTGSFGSFVDSWGVLGRHLRNAQNQYEEGDSRLNKFTLQLEQIRRADKT, from the coding sequence ATGCAAACTGCTCTCCTGACATTGATCGCCGTATTCATTATTTTGCTGCTGGCGGCTGCTGGAGTCTTGATTTTTAATCTTTCAGCGCTTCGCCGGGACACGGCCGCTCAGCAGACAGCCGCAGGGCTTCTTCAGCAGCAAATAGAACAAATGCGGCAGAGCAATCTGATTCTCTCGCAGACACTCGAAAAGAATCTTCAAACGGGCCAGCAGAGCATCAGTCAGTTTCTGGCCCACAGCGGACAGACCCTGGGCGAGCTGAAAGAACAATTGGGCCGACTCAAAAGCGACAGTGAACAGATGCTGCGCATCGGCCAGGAGGTCCGTAAACTTCAGGATATCCTCAAAGCCCCCAAACTGCGCGGACAAATCGGCGAATATTCGCTGGAGGGACTTTTGGGGAATATCCTGCCCGCCGAACACTTCGCCATTCAGCATACATTCAAAAACGGCAGAATTGTCGATGCGCTGGTTCGTCTGCCGGATTATTCGGTTCCGATTGATGCGAAGTTTCCGCTGCCGGCGTTTGAAAAGATTGCCGCCGCCGAAACCGAAGAGGAACGCAGCAAAGCGCGCCGTCAGTTTCAAACCGACGTCTGCAGACACATCGACAAAATCGCCGAAAGCTATATCCTGCCTGCTGAGGGCACAGCGGACTTTGCCCTGATGTACATTCCGGCCGAAAACGTCTATTACGAAACCATCGTTCATTCTGATTCGGACAAAGTCAATCTGCCGGACTATGCCCTTGCCAAAAAAGTCATTCCGGTCTCCCCCAATCTGCTGTACGCTTATTTGATGACGGTCGCCATGGGGCTTCGCGGAATGCAGATTGAAAAACAGGCCGCCGAAATTCGCACCGCCCTGGAACAGCTGACCGGTTCATTCGGCTCATTCGTCGACAGCTGGGGGGTGCTGGGCCGGCATCTGCGGAATGCTCAGAATCAATACGAAGAAGGCGACAGCCGCTTGAACAAGTTTACGCTCCAGCTGGAACAAATCCGTCGCGCAGACAAGACATAA
- a CDS encoding ZIP family metal transporter, with protein MLERLEQLHPIMQALLATLFTWGLTALGAGTVFFFKSINRRTLDAMLSFAAGVMIAASYWSLLAPAIEMASNQGQIAWIPAAVGFLLGGAFLRGVDVLLPHLHLGYPTEEAEGIHTSWRRSVLLVLAITLHNIPEGLAVGIAFGALKYGLSEASFSGALALAIGIGIQNFPEGAAVSVPLRREGFSRLKSFWYGQLSGAVEPIAGVLGAWAVMSITPLLPYALAFAAGAMIFVVIEEVIPESQRAGHVDLATTSAMLGFTVMMVLDVALG; from the coding sequence ATGCTCGAACGACTGGAACAGCTTCATCCGATTATGCAGGCCCTCTTGGCCACGCTCTTTACCTGGGGGCTGACCGCCCTCGGAGCGGGCACCGTCTTTTTCTTCAAAAGCATCAACCGCCGCACGCTCGATGCGATGCTGTCCTTTGCGGCGGGCGTGATGATTGCCGCCAGCTACTGGTCGCTGCTGGCGCCGGCCATCGAGATGGCCTCCAATCAGGGACAAATCGCCTGGATTCCCGCCGCCGTGGGCTTTCTGCTGGGCGGAGCCTTCCTGCGGGGGGTCGATGTCCTCCTGCCGCATCTGCATCTGGGCTATCCGACCGAAGAGGCCGAGGGCATTCATACCTCCTGGCGGCGAAGCGTGCTGCTGGTTCTGGCCATTACCCTGCACAATATCCCGGAGGGACTGGCCGTGGGCATCGCCTTCGGCGCCCTCAAATACGGCCTGTCCGAAGCCAGCTTCAGCGGGGCCCTGGCCCTGGCTATCGGCATCGGCATCCAGAACTTCCCCGAAGGAGCGGCCGTATCGGTTCCGCTCCGCCGCGAAGGATTCAGCCGCCTGAAGAGTTTCTGGTACGGCCAGCTGTCCGGCGCAGTCGAGCCGATTGCAGGCGTGCTCGGGGCCTGGGCCGTAATGAGCATCACCCCCCTGCTGCCGTATGCACTGGCCTTTGCGGCCGGGGCTATGATTTTCGTCGTCATCGAAGAGGTCATCCCTGAATCGCAGCGGGCAGGCCATGTGGACCTGGCCACCACCTCCGCCATGCTCGGTTTTACCGTCATGATGGTTCTGGATGTGGCCCTCGGATAG
- a CDS encoding bifunctional homocysteine S-methyltransferase/methylenetetrahydrofolate reductase: MKKGLLQRLREGIVIGDGAMGTMLYQRGAFVNTCFEELSLSRPDWIREIHKAYIQAGCDFIETNTFGANSIKLGRFGLADKTAVINQTAAEIAKDAAPVEVLVAGSIGPSGLNIPVPDPELTSTLHQVFAEQARALFEGEVDFFLLETFSSEAELLIAVEAVRSVCELPILAQMTCLEHAQTVFGTPIEQALSAVAQHPAVAAVGLNCSVGPSHMLEALQRIRDITDKPISVQPNAGLPRQVDGRMLYMCTPEYMAEYAKRFFENGARIIGGCCGTTPEHIHQIATAVRPLDRVTSAVSVPSSRIEVSAPAGVEPRPLKERSKLGAKLAAGQPIVCVELTPPRGVDLRGVLERARLCAQHGIDAVNIPDGPRASARLSPMVTAVKIEQEAGIETILHVCCRDKNLIGLQSDLLGLYAVGLRNVLIITGDPPKLGDYPNATAVFDLDSIALTRVVQNLNRGIDIAGNPLPEPLGLTIGVGANPVASDIHREIDRFRLKVQAGAEYAITQPVFDLEMFYAFQAAVENCRIPILAGIWPFVSFKNAEFMANEVPGVVVPEALLKRMAKAKTRQEGRRIGAEIAHEMIAQLAPHVAGFAVSAPLGQVEMALAALGRFPLQDL; this comes from the coding sequence ATGAAGAAAGGATTGCTGCAGCGGCTTCGAGAAGGCATTGTCATCGGCGATGGGGCGATGGGCACGATGCTCTATCAGCGGGGGGCCTTTGTCAACACCTGCTTTGAGGAGCTCAGTTTATCTCGGCCGGACTGGATACGGGAGATTCATAAGGCCTATATCCAGGCGGGTTGTGATTTTATTGAAACGAATACCTTTGGGGCCAACAGCATCAAACTGGGGCGGTTCGGGTTGGCGGACAAGACGGCGGTCATCAACCAGACGGCGGCGGAAATCGCCAAAGACGCTGCGCCCGTGGAAGTTTTGGTGGCTGGCTCAATCGGCCCCAGCGGGCTGAATATTCCGGTCCCGGACCCGGAATTGACTTCTACGCTCCATCAGGTTTTTGCCGAACAGGCGCGGGCGCTGTTCGAAGGGGAAGTGGATTTCTTTCTGCTGGAAACCTTCAGCAGCGAAGCGGAACTTCTGATTGCTGTGGAGGCGGTTCGGTCTGTCTGTGAGCTGCCGATTCTGGCCCAGATGACCTGTTTGGAGCATGCCCAGACGGTCTTTGGGACTCCGATTGAACAGGCCCTTTCTGCGGTTGCCCAGCATCCGGCAGTTGCGGCGGTCGGACTGAACTGTTCGGTCGGGCCTTCACATATGCTCGAGGCCCTTCAGCGGATTCGCGACATTACCGACAAGCCGATTTCCGTGCAGCCCAATGCGGGTCTGCCCCGTCAGGTGGATGGGCGGATGCTGTATATGTGCACGCCGGAGTATATGGCCGAGTATGCCAAGCGGTTCTTTGAAAACGGGGCACGGATAATCGGGGGCTGCTGCGGGACCACGCCGGAGCATATTCATCAGATTGCCACGGCCGTCCGTCCGCTGGACCGGGTGACGTCGGCCGTGTCTGTGCCGTCAAGCCGGATTGAGGTGTCCGCTCCGGCCGGTGTCGAGCCCCGGCCGCTCAAAGAACGGTCCAAACTGGGGGCCAAATTGGCTGCCGGTCAGCCGATTGTGTGCGTGGAATTGACGCCGCCGCGCGGCGTGGACCTTCGCGGGGTGCTCGAGCGGGCCCGCCTGTGTGCCCAGCACGGCATTGATGCGGTCAATATTCCGGACGGCCCCCGCGCCAGCGCCCGGCTCAGCCCGATGGTTACAGCCGTCAAGATTGAGCAGGAGGCTGGGATTGAGACGATTCTGCACGTCTGCTGCCGGGATAAGAATCTCATCGGTCTTCAGTCCGATTTGCTGGGGCTGTATGCCGTCGGTCTTCGAAATGTGCTGATTATTACGGGCGACCCGCCCAAACTCGGCGATTATCCGAATGCCACAGCGGTATTTGATTTGGATTCGATCGCCCTTACCCGGGTGGTTCAGAATCTCAACCGCGGGATTGACATAGCGGGCAATCCTCTGCCGGAGCCGCTGGGACTGACCATTGGGGTCGGGGCTAATCCGGTTGCGTCGGATATTCACCGGGAGATTGACCGGTTTCGGCTGAAAGTGCAGGCCGGGGCGGAGTATGCCATAACGCAGCCGGTATTTGATTTGGAAATGTTTTATGCATTTCAGGCAGCGGTGGAGAATTGCCGCATCCCTATTCTGGCGGGCATCTGGCCGTTTGTCAGTTTTAAAAATGCCGAGTTTATGGCCAACGAAGTGCCGGGGGTTGTTGTGCCGGAGGCGCTGCTGAAGCGCATGGCCAAAGCCAAAACCCGCCAGGAGGGGCGCCGCATCGGGGCCGAAATTGCCCACGAGATGATTGCCCAGCTGGCTCCGCACGTAGCGGGTTTTGCCGTCAGTGCCCCGCTGGGGCAAGTTGAGATGGCCCTGGCGGCCCTGGGACGGTTTCCGCTTCAGGATCTATAA
- the accC gene encoding acetyl-CoA carboxylase biotin carboxylase subunit, whose amino-acid sequence MFSRILIANRGEIALRIIRACHELGIEAVAVFSEADRGAPYLETADEAICIGPATPAKSYLNIPAIISAAEIADVDAIHPGYGFLAENAHFAEICGECGITFIGPDPQSMRMLGDKVQARLVAQKARVPLVPGSEGELKDEAEAIKLANKIGYPVILKAAAGGGGRGMRVAHNDISLHKAFAAARAEAEAAFKNGALYLEKYIVEPRHVEVQVMADKTGNAVHFYERDCTIQRRHQKLIEESPCPVLDEKTREELCRSALRLVHEAKYHNAATVEFLLDRDKNFYFIEVNTRIQVEHPVTELVTGQDLIKWQIQIAAGNPLTLRQRDIKHTGVAMECRINAEDPARNFAPCPGPIHRFIVPGGPGVRVDTHLAQGSVVSPYYDSMVAKVIVHQPTREQAIATMKRALREFRIEPIKTTIPACLKILSHNLFVKNQVDTSFIERHMSS is encoded by the coding sequence ATGTTCAGCAGAATCCTGATTGCCAATCGAGGAGAAATCGCCCTGCGGATTATCCGGGCCTGCCATGAATTGGGCATCGAGGCCGTGGCGGTCTTTTCCGAAGCCGACCGCGGAGCCCCGTATCTGGAGACCGCGGACGAGGCCATCTGCATCGGTCCGGCGACACCGGCTAAAAGCTATCTGAATATCCCGGCTATTATCAGCGCCGCTGAGATTGCGGATGTGGACGCCATTCATCCCGGCTACGGCTTTTTGGCCGAAAATGCCCACTTTGCAGAAATCTGCGGAGAATGCGGGATTACATTCATCGGCCCGGACCCGCAATCCATGCGGATGCTGGGCGACAAGGTCCAGGCCCGACTGGTGGCCCAAAAGGCCCGCGTGCCCCTCGTGCCCGGGTCCGAAGGCGAGCTGAAGGATGAAGCGGAGGCAATCAAGCTGGCCAACAAAATCGGCTATCCGGTCATCCTCAAGGCCGCTGCCGGCGGCGGCGGACGCGGAATGCGGGTCGCCCACAACGACATCAGTCTGCACAAGGCCTTCGCCGCTGCACGCGCCGAAGCCGAAGCCGCCTTCAAAAACGGGGCCCTGTACCTGGAAAAATACATCGTGGAACCCCGACACGTCGAAGTGCAGGTGATGGCCGACAAAACCGGAAATGCCGTGCATTTTTACGAGCGTGACTGCACCATTCAGCGGCGGCATCAGAAACTCATTGAAGAATCCCCCTGTCCGGTGCTGGATGAAAAAACCCGTGAGGAGCTGTGCCGCTCGGCCCTGCGGCTTGTGCACGAGGCCAAATATCACAATGCCGCTACGGTCGAATTTCTTCTGGACCGTGACAAAAACTTCTACTTTATCGAGGTCAACACCCGCATTCAGGTCGAGCACCCCGTCACAGAGCTGGTAACGGGCCAGGACCTGATTAAATGGCAGATTCAAATCGCCGCCGGAAACCCGCTCACGCTGCGCCAGCGGGACATCAAACACACCGGCGTGGCGATGGAATGCCGCATCAACGCCGAAGACCCCGCCCGAAACTTTGCCCCCTGTCCGGGTCCGATTCACCGCTTTATCGTCCCCGGCGGGCCGGGCGTGCGGGTCGATACCCATTTGGCTCAGGGCTCCGTCGTCTCCCCGTATTACGATTCGATGGTCGCCAAAGTAATTGTCCATCAGCCCACCCGCGAACAGGCCATTGCCACGATGAAGCGGGCACTGCGGGAGTTTCGCATTGAGCCGATAAAGACTACGATTCCGGCGTGCCTGAAAATCCTTTCGCACAACCTGTTCGTAAAAAATCAGGTGGATACGAGTTTTATCGAACGGCATATGAGTTCCTGA
- the accB gene encoding acetyl-CoA carboxylase biotin carboxyl carrier protein — MADKLDDLKKVRELINLMKENDLIEVEIADGDQKIHLKRPQPATAHYIPSVVPMAPAAPAAPAPAVQKPQPDMAMPEESGLLEIKSPIVGTFYAAPNPEAAPYVKPGDKVKPDTVVCIVEAMKVMNEIKAEVSGTIVEVLVKDGQSVEFGQTLFRVRP; from the coding sequence ATGGCTGACAAACTGGATGACCTGAAAAAGGTACGGGAACTAATCAATTTAATGAAGGAAAACGACCTCATCGAGGTGGAAATCGCGGATGGGGACCAGAAAATCCACTTGAAACGTCCCCAGCCGGCAACCGCTCATTATATTCCTTCGGTGGTCCCAATGGCACCTGCAGCCCCTGCAGCTCCGGCCCCCGCCGTCCAGAAACCTCAGCCGGATATGGCTATGCCGGAAGAAAGCGGTCTGCTGGAAATCAAATCTCCCATCGTCGGGACTTTTTATGCCGCTCCCAATCCGGAGGCCGCCCCCTACGTCAAACCGGGGGATAAAGTCAAGCCCGACACCGTTGTCTGCATCGTCGAAGCGATGAAAGTAATGAACGAAATTAAGGCCGAAGTGTCCGGAACCATCGTGGAAGTCCTCGTTAAAGACGGCCAATCCGTCGAATTCGGCCAGACTCTCTTCCGGGTGCGCCCCTAA